In a genomic window of Malaclemys terrapin pileata isolate rMalTer1 chromosome 17, rMalTer1.hap1, whole genome shotgun sequence:
- the MED22 gene encoding mediator of RNA polymerase II transcription subunit 22 isoform X1, with protein MSQQRVLPQSKETLLQSYNKRLKDDIKSIMDNFTEIIKTAKIEDETQVSRATQSEQDNYEMHVRAANIVRAGESLMKLVSDLKQFLILNDFPSVNEAINQRNQQLRGVQEECDKKLISLRDEISVDLYELEEEYYSSSYSLCDTNDLPLCEAYWREDPAVLSPEGLSMPLAAATAEQSTAAPQSSTPSHPHVNGHGAGPTEHS; from the exons ATGTCCCAACAACGAGTCCTGCCTCAGAGTAAAGAAACCCTCCTACAGTCCTACAACAAGAGGCTGAAAGATGACATCAAGTCAATCATGGATAACTTCACAGAGATCATCAAGACTGCTAAG atTGAAGATGAAACCCAAGTCTCTCGAGCGACCCAGAGTGAGCAGGACAACTACGAGATGCACGTCAGAGCTGCCAACATC GTCCGAGCTGGCGAGTCCCTGATGAAGCTTGTGTCCGACCTGAAGCAGTTCTTGATCCTCAATGACTTCCCCTCTGTGAACGAAGCCATTAACCAGCGTAACCAGCAGCTGCGGGGCGTGCAGGAAGAGTGTGACAAGAAGCTGATCTCGCTGAGGGATGAGATTTCCGTTGACCTGTACGAACTAGAAGAAGAATATTACTCTTCCAG CTACAGTCTATGTGACACCAATGATCTTCCTCTATGCGAAGCCTACTGGAGAGAAGACCCTGCCGTGCTTTCCCCCGAAGGCCTCTCCATGCCTCTGGCAGCTGCCACGGCCGAGCAGAGCACTGCGGCCCCTCAGAGCTCAACCCCATCGCACCCTCACGTGAATGGGCACGGGGCAGGCCCGACGGAGCACTCCTGA
- the MED22 gene encoding mediator of RNA polymerase II transcription subunit 22 isoform X2, with the protein MSQQRVLPQSKETLLQSYNKRLKDDIKSIMDNFTEIIKTAKIEDETQVSRATQSEQDNYEMHVRAANIVRAGESLMKLVSDLKQFLILNDFPSVNEAINQRNQQLRGVQEECDKKLISLRDEISVDLYELEEEYYSSSLCDTNDLPLCEAYWREDPAVLSPEGLSMPLAAATAEQSTAAPQSSTPSHPHVNGHGAGPTEHS; encoded by the exons ATGTCCCAACAACGAGTCCTGCCTCAGAGTAAAGAAACCCTCCTACAGTCCTACAACAAGAGGCTGAAAGATGACATCAAGTCAATCATGGATAACTTCACAGAGATCATCAAGACTGCTAAG atTGAAGATGAAACCCAAGTCTCTCGAGCGACCCAGAGTGAGCAGGACAACTACGAGATGCACGTCAGAGCTGCCAACATC GTCCGAGCTGGCGAGTCCCTGATGAAGCTTGTGTCCGACCTGAAGCAGTTCTTGATCCTCAATGACTTCCCCTCTGTGAACGAAGCCATTAACCAGCGTAACCAGCAGCTGCGGGGCGTGCAGGAAGAGTGTGACAAGAAGCTGATCTCGCTGAGGGATGAGATTTCCGTTGACCTGTACGAACTAGAAGAAGAATATTACTCTTCCAG TCTATGTGACACCAATGATCTTCCTCTATGCGAAGCCTACTGGAGAGAAGACCCTGCCGTGCTTTCCCCCGAAGGCCTCTCCATGCCTCTGGCAGCTGCCACGGCCGAGCAGAGCACTGCGGCCCCTCAGAGCTCAACCCCATCGCACCCTCACGTGAATGGGCACGGGGCAGGCCCGACGGAGCACTCCTGA
- the MED22 gene encoding mediator of RNA polymerase II transcription subunit 22 isoform X3: MSQQRVLPQSKETLLQSYNKRLKDDIKSIMDNFTEIIKTAKIEDETQVSRATQSEQDNYEMHVRAANIVRAGESLMKLVSDLKQFLILNDFPSVNEAINQRNQQLRGVQEECDKKLISLRDEISVDLYELEEEYYSSRYK, encoded by the exons ATGTCCCAACAACGAGTCCTGCCTCAGAGTAAAGAAACCCTCCTACAGTCCTACAACAAGAGGCTGAAAGATGACATCAAGTCAATCATGGATAACTTCACAGAGATCATCAAGACTGCTAAG atTGAAGATGAAACCCAAGTCTCTCGAGCGACCCAGAGTGAGCAGGACAACTACGAGATGCACGTCAGAGCTGCCAACATC GTCCGAGCTGGCGAGTCCCTGATGAAGCTTGTGTCCGACCTGAAGCAGTTCTTGATCCTCAATGACTTCCCCTCTGTGAACGAAGCCATTAACCAGCGTAACCAGCAGCTGCGGGGCGTGCAGGAAGAGTGTGACAAGAAGCTGATCTCGCTGAGGGATGAGATTTCCGTTGACCTGTACGAACTAGAAGAAGAATATTACTCTTCCAGGTACAAATAG